A window of Tautonia plasticadhaerens contains these coding sequences:
- a CDS encoding PstS family phosphate ABC transporter substrate-binding protein, whose protein sequence is MLRPFVLCVSTLAASVAVLGCGGCGGSASKPVVVDGSSTVYPISLAAQEAYTNSVEGTPRIIVDYHGTGGGFGRYAEGEVDIVDASRPAKPEEEEKARASGFEWTRYVVAHDGITVAVNPENAFVDALTVGQLRSLFEPGSAVDSWDDLDPSWPDEPISLYTPDDDSGTYEFFVKDALGMDGQREDVQPSADDNVLVSGIAGDAGAIGYFGFAYYAANRDKLRAVPIKADADAEPVSPSVETIYDGSYAPLSRPLFIYVKDAAMGRPEVADFVAYYLENVADLAEEAGYVSPTEDERAENLDGLSRAKGGTPAPAAAE, encoded by the coding sequence ATGCTCCGCCCCTTCGTCCTCTGCGTGTCGACCCTGGCCGCCTCCGTCGCCGTCCTCGGTTGCGGGGGGTGCGGGGGATCTGCCTCGAAGCCGGTGGTCGTCGACGGGTCGAGCACCGTCTACCCGATCAGCCTGGCCGCCCAGGAGGCCTACACCAACTCAGTCGAGGGCACGCCCCGGATCATCGTCGACTACCACGGCACCGGCGGCGGATTCGGCCGCTACGCCGAGGGGGAGGTCGACATCGTCGACGCCTCCCGGCCCGCCAAGCCCGAGGAGGAGGAGAAGGCCAGGGCCTCCGGCTTCGAATGGACGCGATACGTCGTCGCCCACGACGGCATCACCGTCGCCGTCAACCCGGAGAACGCCTTCGTCGACGCGCTGACCGTCGGCCAGCTCCGATCCCTCTTTGAGCCCGGCAGCGCCGTCGACAGCTGGGACGACCTGGACCCCTCCTGGCCCGACGAGCCGATCTCCCTCTACACCCCCGACGACGACTCCGGCACCTACGAGTTCTTCGTCAAGGACGCCCTGGGGATGGACGGCCAGCGCGAGGACGTCCAGCCCAGCGCCGACGACAACGTCCTGGTCAGCGGGATCGCCGGGGACGCCGGGGCCATCGGCTACTTCGGCTTCGCCTACTACGCCGCCAACCGGGACAAGCTCCGGGCCGTGCCGATCAAGGCCGACGCCGACGCCGAGCCCGTCTCCCCCTCCGTCGAGACGATCTACGACGGCTCCTACGCCCCGCTCTCCCGCCCCCTGTTCATCTACGTCAAGGACGCCGCGATGGGCCGCCCCGAGGTGGCCGACTTCGTGGCGTATTACCTGGAGAACGTGGCCGACCTTGCCGAAGAAGCCGGGTACGTCTCCCCCACCGAGGACGAGCGGGCCGAGAACCTCGACGGGCTCTCCCGGGCGAAGGGCGGCACGCCCGCCCCGGCCGCCGCCGAGTGA
- the pstC gene encoding phosphate ABC transporter permease subunit PstC, with amino-acid sequence MTQLPQTTPVSPKLPPRRSWAGRSWFQGVQEVAVPPLIFLCACVTVLTTLGIIAVLGVETVRFFRASGVGLVEFLAGPSLNPKADPPRYGILPLFWGTFVIAFGSSLIALPVGLLSAIFLSEYAPRGLRSVLKPTLELLAGIPTIVYGYLALLLVTPVLKAVLEPAIRVEFYNALSGCVVVGIMIIPMVSSLSEDVLSAVPRGLREAAYGLGATKFEVATRVVLPAGLSGVIASFILAISRAVGETMAVLLAVGVKPQITLNPLRSMETMTAYIVNVMKGEAAVGSAEHLSLYAVGMALFVITLVMNIISGIILKHFREEYD; translated from the coding sequence GTGACCCAGTTGCCGCAGACCACCCCCGTCTCCCCCAAGCTCCCCCCGAGGCGGTCCTGGGCCGGGCGATCCTGGTTCCAGGGGGTGCAGGAGGTGGCCGTCCCCCCCTTGATCTTCCTCTGCGCCTGCGTCACGGTGCTGACGACCCTGGGCATCATCGCCGTGCTGGGGGTCGAGACGGTCCGGTTCTTCCGGGCCTCCGGCGTCGGGCTCGTCGAGTTCCTCGCCGGCCCCTCGCTCAACCCCAAGGCCGACCCGCCCCGGTACGGCATCCTGCCGCTGTTCTGGGGGACGTTCGTGATCGCCTTCGGCTCGTCCCTGATCGCCCTGCCGGTCGGCCTGCTCAGCGCGATCTTCCTCAGCGAGTACGCCCCCCGGGGGCTCCGCAGCGTCCTCAAGCCGACGTTGGAATTGCTGGCCGGCATCCCGACGATCGTCTACGGCTACCTCGCGCTACTGCTGGTGACCCCGGTGCTCAAGGCGGTCCTGGAGCCGGCCATCCGGGTCGAGTTCTACAACGCCCTGAGCGGCTGCGTCGTCGTCGGCATCATGATCATCCCGATGGTCTCCTCGCTCTCCGAGGACGTGCTCTCGGCCGTCCCCCGGGGCTTGCGGGAGGCCGCCTACGGGCTGGGGGCGACGAAGTTCGAGGTCGCCACCCGGGTGGTGCTGCCGGCGGGGCTCTCGGGGGTGATCGCCTCCTTCATCCTGGCGATCAGCCGGGCGGTCGGCGAGACCATGGCGGTGCTGCTGGCGGTGGGGGTGAAGCCCCAGATCACGCTCAACCCGCTGCGGTCGATGGAGACGATGACCGCCTACATCGTCAACGTGATGAAGGGGGAGGCCGCGGTGGGGTCGGCCGAGCACCTGTCGCTCTACGCCGTGGGCATGGCCCTCTTCGTGATCACCCTGGTCATGAACATCATCTCCGGGATCATCCTGAAGCACTTCCGGGAGGAATACGATTGA